From Psychrobacillus sp. FSL K6-2836, a single genomic window includes:
- the purQ gene encoding phosphoribosylformylglycinamidine synthase subunit PurQ, producing the protein MKFAVIVFPGSNCDLDMYHAIKDELGEEVEYVWHDEKDLSGFDGILLPGGFSYGDYLRCGAMANQSNVMSEVVKAAEAGKPVLGICNGFQVLTEAGLLPGALLRNKNLKFMCRSVELKVVNNATQFTAGYEKDEVIQIPIAHGEGNYYCDDETLARLKDNNQIVFTYATDNPNGSIEDIAGIINEKGNVLGMMPHPERAVHELVGGSDGLALFKSIVKQWRETHVSHA; encoded by the coding sequence ATGAAGTTTGCAGTAATCGTATTTCCAGGATCGAACTGTGATTTAGATATGTATCACGCGATCAAAGACGAGCTTGGGGAAGAAGTAGAATACGTTTGGCATGATGAGAAGGATTTAAGCGGATTTGATGGAATTTTATTGCCAGGAGGATTCTCTTATGGGGATTACCTACGTTGTGGAGCTATGGCTAACCAATCTAACGTAATGTCAGAGGTAGTTAAAGCAGCAGAAGCAGGCAAGCCAGTTCTTGGTATTTGTAACGGATTCCAGGTGTTGACCGAAGCTGGGTTACTACCCGGAGCCCTTCTACGTAATAAAAACTTAAAATTCATGTGTCGTTCCGTTGAGTTGAAAGTAGTAAACAATGCAACACAGTTTACTGCTGGATATGAAAAAGACGAAGTAATTCAAATTCCAATCGCACATGGTGAGGGGAATTATTATTGCGACGATGAAACACTTGCTAGACTAAAAGATAATAACCAAATCGTTTTCACATACGCTACAGACAATCCAAACGGAAGCATTGAGGATATTGCAGGTATTATCAATGAAAAAGGAAACGTGCTTGGCATGATGCCTCATCCAGAGCGCGCTGTACATGAACTTGTGGGTGGCTCGGATGGACTAGCATTATTCAAATCAATAGTAAAACAGTGGAGGGAAACTCATGTCAGTCATGCTTGA
- the purL gene encoding phosphoribosylformylglycinamidine synthase subunit PurL has product MSVMLEPNPTQIKEQKIYAQMGMSDSEFEMVEKILGRLPNYTETGLFSVMWSEHCSYKNSKPVLSKFPTKGEHVLQGPGEGAGIVDIGDGQAVVFKMESHNHPSAIEPYQGAATGVGGIIRDVFSMGARPIAMLNSLRFGELKTPRVKYLFEEVVAGIAGYGNCIGIPTVGGEIQFDDCYEGNPLVNAMCVGLINHEDIQKGIAAGEGNTVMYAGAKTGRDGIHGATFASEELTEASEEKRPAVQVGDPFMEKLLLEACLEVIKSDALIGIQDMGAAGLTSSSAEMASKAGFGVEMNLDFVPQRETGMTAYEMMLSESQERMLIVVKKGREDEIVKIFEKYDLDCVAVGKVTNDKMLRLIHNGEIVANVPADALAEEAPVYYKPSSVPAYYTEFQEMENVEPAVSDYKETLLSLLQQPTIASKEWVYDQYDYQVRTSTVVTPGSDAAVVRVRGTNKGLAMTTDCNSRYIYLDPVVGGKIAVAEAARNVVCSGARPLAITDCLNFGNPENPEIFWQIEKSADGISEACIALESPVIGGNVSLYNERSGTAVYPTPTIGMVGLVEDLAHVTTQSVKQTGDIVYVIGDTKTEFGGSELQKLIEKRIFGQAPSIDLEVEVARQKAILKAIKSGIVQSAHDISEGGFAVALAEKAFGATGLGVEVTITGSATSALFSESQSRFIVTVKPEHAKKFEEIVADAAQIGKVTDSNNVVISHEDGTTWISGSVDEFRSAWKGAIPCLLNSEA; this is encoded by the coding sequence ATGTCAGTCATGCTTGAACCAAATCCAACGCAAATTAAGGAACAAAAAATATATGCTCAAATGGGAATGTCCGATTCAGAATTTGAAATGGTTGAGAAAATTCTAGGACGTCTACCTAACTATACTGAAACTGGTTTATTTTCAGTTATGTGGTCGGAGCATTGTTCGTATAAAAACTCTAAACCTGTTTTAAGTAAGTTCCCTACAAAAGGGGAACATGTTTTACAAGGGCCGGGTGAAGGTGCTGGAATCGTTGATATTGGCGATGGTCAAGCAGTCGTATTCAAAATGGAGTCTCATAATCATCCATCTGCGATTGAACCTTATCAAGGAGCAGCAACAGGCGTTGGCGGTATTATCCGTGATGTTTTCTCGATGGGAGCACGTCCAATTGCAATGCTTAATTCACTTCGTTTTGGAGAGTTAAAGACTCCGCGTGTGAAATACTTGTTTGAAGAGGTAGTAGCTGGTATCGCTGGCTATGGTAACTGTATCGGAATTCCAACAGTAGGCGGAGAAATTCAATTTGACGACTGTTACGAAGGAAATCCACTTGTTAATGCCATGTGTGTAGGACTGATCAATCATGAGGATATTCAAAAAGGGATTGCAGCTGGTGAAGGTAACACAGTAATGTACGCTGGTGCAAAAACTGGACGTGACGGTATTCATGGAGCGACATTCGCATCGGAAGAGTTAACTGAAGCTTCTGAAGAAAAGCGTCCTGCTGTTCAAGTAGGAGATCCATTCATGGAGAAACTTCTATTAGAAGCCTGTTTAGAAGTGATAAAATCAGATGCTTTAATCGGTATTCAAGATATGGGAGCAGCTGGGTTAACCTCATCATCTGCTGAGATGGCATCCAAAGCTGGCTTCGGTGTAGAAATGAACTTAGATTTCGTACCACAGCGTGAAACTGGGATGACAGCTTATGAAATGATGCTTTCTGAATCACAGGAACGTATGCTAATCGTTGTGAAAAAAGGCCGTGAAGATGAGATTGTTAAAATCTTTGAAAAATATGACCTAGATTGTGTAGCTGTTGGTAAAGTTACAAATGATAAAATGCTTCGTTTAATTCATAACGGAGAAATAGTAGCAAATGTACCTGCAGATGCACTTGCAGAAGAAGCACCAGTTTACTATAAACCCTCATCAGTGCCTGCTTACTATACAGAATTCCAAGAGATGGAAAATGTAGAGCCTGCAGTTTCAGATTATAAAGAGACTTTATTAAGCCTACTTCAACAACCAACAATAGCTTCTAAAGAATGGGTTTATGATCAATACGATTATCAGGTACGCACAAGTACAGTTGTAACACCTGGTTCGGATGCTGCGGTAGTTCGAGTTCGTGGGACTAATAAAGGACTAGCTATGACAACAGATTGTAATTCTCGTTATATCTATCTTGACCCAGTAGTCGGCGGTAAGATTGCAGTAGCTGAAGCTGCTCGAAATGTTGTTTGTTCAGGTGCAAGACCACTTGCTATTACGGACTGCTTAAACTTTGGTAACCCAGAGAACCCAGAAATCTTCTGGCAAATTGAGAAATCTGCAGACGGTATTTCTGAGGCATGTATCGCATTAGAATCACCAGTAATCGGTGGGAATGTATCTTTATATAACGAACGTAGTGGAACTGCGGTTTATCCAACACCAACAATTGGCATGGTTGGACTTGTAGAAGACCTTGCACATGTAACGACCCAATCAGTGAAACAAACTGGAGATATTGTATATGTAATTGGGGATACAAAAACAGAATTTGGTGGATCTGAGCTTCAAAAATTAATAGAAAAACGTATTTTTGGACAAGCACCATCAATTGATTTAGAAGTAGAAGTAGCACGTCAAAAAGCTATTTTAAAAGCAATCAAATCTGGGATTGTGCAGTCTGCACATGATATCTCGGAGGGTGGATTTGCAGTAGCTTTAGCTGAAAAAGCTTTCGGTGCTACTGGTCTTGGAGTAGAAGTAACAATTACTGGATCGGCTACAAGTGCGTTATTCAGTGAATCTCAATCACGCTTTATCGTAACGGTAAAACCTGAACATGCTAAGAAGTTTGAAGAAATCGTAGCAGACGCAGCACAAATTGGTAAAGTAACTGATTCTAATAATGTAGTAATCTCACATGAAGACGGAACTACTTGGATTAGCGGTTCTGTTGATGAATTCCGTTCCGCTTGGAAAGGAGCAATACCATGCTTGCTGAACTCAGAGGCTTAA
- the purF gene encoding amidophosphoribosyltransferase produces the protein MLAELRGLNEECGVFGIWGHPNPAAMTYYGLHALQHRGQEGAGIIVTDGKYLRAVKGEGLVNDVFNNGKLEKLEGHAAIGHVRYATSGGSGIENVQPLLFNSTTGGLAIAHNGNIVNATRLKRNLEQQGSIFQTTSDTEVLAHLLKKSNLASFEDRAKQALRLLDGAFAVIIMTEHAMYVAQDPQGMRPLSLGMLDGAWVVASETSAFDLIGAELVRSIDPGELLVINEEGCRSERYVEKKDRAICTMEYVYFSRPDSDIDGINIHMARKRLGKQLAKELSIDADVVTGVPDSSISAAIGFSEATGIPYELGLIKNRYVGRTFIQPSQDLRERGVKMKLSPVRQVVNGKRVVMVDDSIVRGTTSRRIVKMLKEAGATEVHVVISSPPLKNPCFYGIDISSDSELIAANNTIDEMRELIGADSLTFLSVEGMVEAIGRSDAEKNCGHCLACFTGEYPTSIYADTKLPHEKELVR, from the coding sequence ATGCTTGCTGAACTCAGAGGCTTAAACGAAGAATGTGGTGTATTCGGGATATGGGGACATCCAAATCCTGCAGCCATGACTTATTACGGATTACACGCACTTCAACACAGAGGTCAAGAAGGTGCTGGAATTATCGTGACGGATGGCAAGTACCTACGTGCAGTAAAAGGCGAAGGTCTAGTAAACGATGTATTTAATAACGGCAAACTAGAGAAATTAGAGGGACACGCTGCAATAGGGCATGTCCGCTATGCTACCTCTGGTGGCTCTGGCATTGAAAATGTTCAACCTTTGTTATTTAATTCGACAACTGGAGGCCTTGCGATTGCGCACAACGGGAATATCGTAAATGCAACACGTTTGAAACGTAACTTAGAGCAGCAGGGTAGTATTTTCCAAACTACATCTGATACAGAAGTTCTTGCGCATTTATTGAAGAAAAGTAATCTTGCTTCATTTGAAGATCGTGCAAAACAAGCATTACGCTTATTAGATGGAGCTTTTGCTGTTATTATCATGACCGAGCATGCGATGTATGTAGCGCAGGATCCACAGGGCATGCGTCCTCTTTCTTTAGGGATGCTAGACGGTGCATGGGTAGTTGCATCTGAAACAAGTGCATTCGATTTAATTGGTGCAGAGCTGGTCCGTTCGATTGACCCTGGTGAATTATTAGTAATAAATGAAGAAGGTTGTCGTTCAGAGCGTTATGTAGAAAAAAAAGACCGTGCTATTTGTACGATGGAGTATGTCTACTTTTCCCGTCCTGATTCAGATATTGATGGTATTAATATTCATATGGCTAGAAAACGTCTTGGTAAGCAACTTGCAAAAGAATTATCTATTGATGCAGACGTTGTAACAGGTGTACCAGATTCAAGTATTTCTGCTGCCATTGGTTTTTCTGAGGCAACAGGTATTCCTTATGAGCTTGGTCTTATTAAAAACCGTTATGTTGGCAGAACATTTATCCAACCATCACAAGACCTGCGTGAGCGTGGTGTCAAGATGAAGCTTTCACCAGTACGTCAGGTTGTGAATGGCAAACGGGTAGTTATGGTAGATGATTCAATTGTTCGTGGAACTACTTCTCGTCGCATTGTGAAAATGTTGAAGGAAGCAGGAGCGACGGAAGTTCATGTTGTTATTAGCTCTCCACCTTTAAAGAATCCATGTTTTTATGGCATTGATATAAGTTCGGATTCTGAACTGATCGCAGCTAACAATACAATTGACGAAATGCGTGAACTGATCGGAGCAGACTCGTTAACATTCTTATCGGTTGAAGGAATGGTAGAGGCAATTGGAAGATCAGATGCTGAAAAAAATTGCGGGCATTGTTTAGCATGCTTTACTGGAGAATATCCGACAAGTATTTACGCGGATACGAAATTACCACATGAAAAAGAGCTTGTTCGATAG